A window of Prolixibacter sp. SD074 contains these coding sequences:
- a CDS encoding 2-C-methyl-D-erythritol 4-phosphate cytidylyltransferase, translated as MNKPDPHSTKRSVIVVAGGSGSRMKSDRPKQFLELLGKPVLMYTLEAFNRFDSTMDLIVVLPADQIPFWEQLCLNHNFVIRHQVVAGGDTRFHSVKNGLSALSACDLVAIHDGVRPLVSQTTIENCFLIAKKQGTAIPVLPVIESLREGNMEESAPVDRSRYYSVQTPQIFRTSTLLKAYEQDFNSLFTDDASVVESAGFRVKLVEGNRENIKITHPVDLRIAEFFLSLPGRK; from the coding sequence ATGAATAAACCCGACCCTCATTCCACCAAACGTTCCGTAATTGTTGTTGCCGGAGGCAGTGGTTCCCGGATGAAAAGTGACCGGCCGAAACAGTTCCTGGAATTATTGGGAAAGCCGGTCCTGATGTACACATTGGAAGCATTCAACCGGTTCGATTCCACCATGGATTTGATTGTTGTGTTACCCGCTGACCAGATTCCCTTCTGGGAACAATTATGCCTGAATCATAATTTTGTCATTCGTCATCAGGTAGTAGCTGGCGGAGACACCCGGTTTCATTCGGTAAAAAATGGTTTGTCGGCTTTGTCCGCCTGTGATTTGGTTGCCATTCATGACGGCGTACGACCATTGGTGAGCCAAACAACCATCGAGAATTGCTTCCTGATTGCGAAAAAACAAGGCACTGCCATTCCGGTGCTGCCGGTCATCGAATCGTTGCGCGAAGGAAATATGGAAGAATCTGCCCCTGTGGACCGTAGTCGTTACTATTCAGTGCAAACGCCGCAAATTTTCCGCACCTCAACATTGTTGAAAGCCTACGAACAGGATTTTAATTCCTTATTTACGGATGATGCATCGGTTGTTGAAAGTGCCGGTTTTCGGGTTAAACTAGTGGAAGGAAATCGCGAAAACATCAAGATCACGCATCCGGTAGATTTAAGAATTGCCGAATTTTTCCTTTCCCTACCGGGAAGAAAATAA